The Cottoperca gobio chromosome 22, fCotGob3.1, whole genome shotgun sequence genome contains a region encoding:
- the cln8 gene encoding protein CLN8, whose translation MDPDQQTSPLPHPSAEYFSWDYRLLLVGLGFSFYTGIFLLSHLLSMALSRTYNSLMTKEKVFWNLAATRALFGIQGTVAGLRSLTEDSALTRDKVRGQEDWSWFCVLTATGFFVFENVVLHASNVVFWSFDLPLATHHFFALSGYAGAVVWDSMGHFLPMVTLLMELSTPFTCVSWMLLKAGWARTLFWRANQWVMIHTFHCRMVLSYYMWWISLTHWKEITTHMALPLLILFFTGLTLLTCILNPIWTHKKTMQLLNPVDWNFGNKPAPLNRAMEGHSEVSVKPHAT comes from the exons ATGGATCCTGACCAGCAGACCAGCCCTCTTCCCCATCCCAGTGCAGAGTACTTTTCATGGGACTACCGCCTTCTGCTTGTTGGCCTGGGCTTTAGCTTCTATACAGGAATATTCCTCCTCTCCCACCTCCTGTCTATGGCACTGTCTCGCACCTACAACTCCCTGATGACtaaagaaaaggttttctgGAACCTCGCAGCGACTCGGGCATTGTTTGGCATCCAGGGCACCGTAGCCGGTCTCCGATCCCTGACTGAGGACTCTGCATTAACCAGAGACAAAGTAAGGGGACAAGAAGACTGGTCGTGGTTCTGTGTCCTCACAGCCACaggtttctttgtgtttgagaATGTAGTACTTCACGCCTCCAATGTGGTATTTTGGTCATTTGACCTCCCACTGGCGACGCACCATTTCTTCGCCCTGTCAGGATATGCAGGAGCAGTGGTTTGGGATTCAATGGGCCACTTCCTGCCTATGGTTACACTGCTGATGGAGTTGAGCACGCCATTCACATGTGTATCCTGGATGTTACTGAAG GCTGGCTGGGCACGCACCTTGTTTTGGAGAGCCAACCAGTGGGTGATGATCCACACATTCCACTGTCGCATGGTGCTCTCCTACTACATGTGGTGGATATCCTTGACCCACTGGAAGGAGATAACTACCCATATGGCCCTGCCCCTactcatcctcttcttcactgGCCTCACACTGCTGACGTGCATCCTCAACCCCATCTGGACGCACAAGAAGACCATGCAGCTGCTTAATCCTGTGGACTGGAACTTTGGAAACAAGCCGGCACCCCTAAACCGTGCCATGGAGGGACACTCTGAGGTTTCTGTCAAACCCCACGCTACCTGA